One Cyprinus carpio isolate SPL01 chromosome B25, ASM1834038v1, whole genome shotgun sequence genomic region harbors:
- the LOC109075435 gene encoding LOW QUALITY PROTEIN: adenosine deaminase-like protein (The sequence of the model RefSeq protein was modified relative to this genomic sequence to represent the inferred CDS: substituted 1 base at 1 genomic stop codon): MDTEADLFYRLLPKVELHAHLNGSVSSETMETLIKRKPHLNIEHSMTAIRRGQRRSLDECFQVFKVIHQLVDSEEDILMVAKAVIQEFAADGVKYLELRSTPREVTETGLTKQRYIETVLEAIRQCKQEEVDIDVRFIVAVDRRHGPLVAMETVKLAEDFLLSSDGVVVGLDLSGDPTVGHGKDLLSALVKEEKCCVMMVVLLLXVPSQREESELLLNLPPDRIGHGTFLHPEFGGSDSLVDKVCKQNIPIGKSFKVCITSNIKGQRVPSYDKHHFQYWYKRGHPCVLCTDDKGVFCTDLSQEYQLAASTFGLTQEAVWMLSQQAIGYTFAPEPIKQRLEKKWAELKQQILQ, from the exons ATGGATACGGAAGCGGATCTCTTCTATCGTCTGCTGCCCAAAGTG GAGTTACACGCACATCTTAATGGTTCTGTCAGTTCTGAAACGATGGAGACGCTTATAAAGCGCAAGCCGCATCTGAACATCGAGCACAGCATGACCGCCATCCGCCGCGGACAGCGCCGGTCCCTGGACGA GTGTTTTCAAGTGTTTAAAGTGATTCATCAGCTGGTCGATTCAGAAGAGGACATACTAATG GTTGCCAAAGCAGTCATTCAAGAGTTTGCGGCAGATGGTGTAAAATATTTGGAGTTGCGTAGCACGCCACGAGAAGTGACTGAAACGG GTCTCACTAAACAAAGATACATTGAAACTGTGCTCGAAGCCATCCGGCAGTGTAAACAAGAGGAAGTTGACATTGATGTCAG GTTTATCGTAGCTGTGGACCGCAGACACGGGCCCCTGGTTGCCATGGAGACTGTGAAGCTGGCAGAGGACTTCCTGCTTTCCAGTGATGGAGTAGTAGTTGGACTTGACCTCAGTGGAGACCCAACA GTGGGTCATGGAAAAGATTTGCTCTCTGCACTTGTGAAAGAAGAGAAGTGCTGTGTTATGATGGTGGTGCTACTCTTATAG GTTCCTTCTCAGAGGGAGGAGTCTGAGCTGCTGTTGAACTTGCCTCCTGATAGAATCGGCCACGGAACCTTCCTACATCCTGAGTTCGGCGGGTCTGACAGTCTTGTGGATAAAGTTTGCAAACAAAATATTCCTATCGGTAAGAGTTTTAAAGTTTGT ataacctctAATATCAAAGGTCAAAGGGTGCCTTCATATGACAAGCATCACTTCCAGTACTGGTATAAGAGAGGACATccgtgtgttctctgt ACGGATGATAAGGGTGTGTTCTGCACGGATCTCTCTCAGGAGTACCAGCTGGCGGCCTCCACCTTTGGTTTGACCCAGGAGGCCGTGTGGATGCTCTCCCAGCAGGCCATTGGATACACCTTTGCCCCCGAGCCAATCAAACAGAGGCTGGAGAAGAAGTGGGCGGAGCTCAAACAGCAGATCCTCCAGTGA
- the LOC109075441 gene encoding complexin-3-like, with translation MAFMLKHMIGGQLKDLTGGLAEEKAEGEKSEAAGKGMTQEEFEQYQQQLAEEKMERDASFAQKKAERATVRSHFRDKYRLPKSELDETQIQAAADDVELPTELAKMIAEDNQEEEHKQSVLGQLTNIQNVDIDQLKEKAQSTIEDLRQSAEKCEVM, from the exons ATGGCTTTTATGTTAAAACACATGATAGGAGGGCAGCTGAAGGATCTTACCGGGGGTCTTGCAGAAGAAAAAGCAGAAGGAGAAAAGTCAGAAGCTGCAGGGAAGGGAATGACACAAGAAGAGTTCGAGCAGTATCAACAACAGTTGGCGGAGGAGAA GATGGAGCGGGATGCCAGTTTTGCCCAAAAGAAAGCTGAGCGAGCCACAGTCAGGAGCCACTTCAGGGACAAATACCGCCTTCCAAAA aGTGAACTGGACGAGACACAGATTCAGGCTGCGGCAGATGACGTGGAGTTGCCCACAGAGCTGGCCAAGATGATCGCCGAAGACAACCAGGAGGAGGAGCACAAGCAGTCCGTCCTGGGTCAGCTGACCAACATTCAGAACGTAGATATTGACCAGCTAAAAGAAAAGGCCCAGTCCACCATCGAAGACCTTAGACAGTCTGCTGAAAAGTGTGAGGTCATGTAA
- the LOC109075433 gene encoding tyrosine-protein kinase CSK-like isoform X1 produces the protein MSTFETIWPPGTECVARYNFPGTANQDLPMCKGDVLTIIGVTKNLSAGASFQDPNWYKAKNAAGREGIIPANYVQKREGVKSGGKLSLMPWFHGKITREQAERLLYPPETGLFLVRESTNYPGDYTLCVSCDGKVEHYRIIYHNGKLSIDEEEYFENLMQLMEHYTNDADGLCTRLIKPKLMEGTVAAQDEFSRSGWALNRKELKLIQTIGKGEFGDVMVGDYRGKKVAVKCIKHDATAQAFVAEASVMTQLRHNNLVQLLGVIVEEKGSLFIVTEYMSKGSLVDYLRSRGRSVIGGDRLINFSMDVCKAMEYLEANNFVHRDLAARNVLVSEDNIAKVSDFGLTKEASSTQDTAKLPVKWTSPEALREKAFSTKSDVWSYGILLWEIYSFGRVPYPRIPLKEVVPRVEKGYKMDAPDGCPAVVYDIMKQCWTLDPVARPSFRELRQTLQDIIANELYR, from the exons ATGTCTACCTTTGAG ACGATCTGGCCTCCCGGCACCGAGTGTGTAGCCAGGTACAACTTTCCTGGAACGGCCAACCAGGACTTGCCCATGTGCAAAGGAGATGTCCTTACTATAATTGGAGTAACTAAG AATTTGTCTGCTGGTGCTTCCTTCCAGGATCCAAACTGGTACAAAGCAAAAAATGCAGCAGGACGAGAGGGTATCATACCAGCAAACTACGTTCAGAAGAGAGAAGGAGTGAAATCAGGCGGTAAACTGAGCCTTATGCC ATGGTTCCATGGAAAAATCACACGCGAGCAGGCCGAGAGGCTGCTTTACCCCCCAGAGACAGGCCTCTTCCTGGTGCGTGAGAGCACCAACTACCCTGGCGACTACACCCTGTGTGTCAGCTGTGACGGCAAGGTGGAGCATTACCGCATCATCTACCACAACGGCAAACTGTCCATCGATGAGGAGGAGTACTTTGAAAACCTCATGCAGCTCATGGAG cACTACACTAATGATGCAGATGGACTTTGTACCAGACTTATCAAACCTAAACTCATGGAGGGGACTGTGGCGGCCCAGGATGAGTTCTCAAGAA GTGGCTGGGCTCTGAATAGAAAAGAACTGAAGCTCATCCAGACTATTGGAAAGGGAGAGTTTGGAG ATGTGATGGTCGGAGACTACAGAGGCAAGAAAGTAGCGGTGAAGTGTATCAAACATGACGCAACAGCGCAGGCCTTCGTTGCAGAGGCTTCTGTCATGAC GCAATTACGGCATAATAACTTGGTACAGCTGCTGGGGGTGATCGTGGAAGAGAAGGGCAGCCTCTTCATTGTCACTGAGTATATGTCCAAG ggtAGTCTAGTGGACTATCTGCGCTCCAGAGGACGTAGTGTTATTGGTGGAGATCGTTTGATCAATTTCTCAAT GGATGTCTGCAAGGCGATGGAATATCTTGAGGCCAATAACTTTGTGCACAGGGATCTGGCAGCTCGTAATGTTTTAGTGTCAGAAGACAACATAGCAAAAGTCAGTGACTTTGGCCTTACCAAGGAAGCATCATCTACTCAAGATACAGCCAAACTGCCTGTTAAGTGGACTTCACCTGAGGCCTTAAGGGAGAAG GCGTTTTCCACTAAGTCAGATGTATGGAGTTATGGCATCTTACTGTGGGAGATCTATTCCTTTGGTCGGGTACCTTATCCAAGAATT CCTCTGAAGGAAGTTGTCCCACGTGTAGAGAAGGGCTATAAGATGGACGCCCCAGACGGCTGCCCGGCGGTGGTGTATGACATCATGAAGCAGTGCTGGACTCTGGACCCTGTGGCGCGTCCCAGCTTCAGAGAACTGAGACAGACACTTCAAGATATCATAGCCAATGAGCTTTACcgataa
- the LOC109075433 gene encoding tyrosine-protein kinase CSK-like isoform X2: MSTFETIWPPGTECVARYNFPGTANQDLPMCKGDVLTIIGVTKDPNWYKAKNAAGREGIIPANYVQKREGVKSGGKLSLMPWFHGKITREQAERLLYPPETGLFLVRESTNYPGDYTLCVSCDGKVEHYRIIYHNGKLSIDEEEYFENLMQLMEHYTNDADGLCTRLIKPKLMEGTVAAQDEFSRSGWALNRKELKLIQTIGKGEFGDVMVGDYRGKKVAVKCIKHDATAQAFVAEASVMTQLRHNNLVQLLGVIVEEKGSLFIVTEYMSKGSLVDYLRSRGRSVIGGDRLINFSMDVCKAMEYLEANNFVHRDLAARNVLVSEDNIAKVSDFGLTKEASSTQDTAKLPVKWTSPEALREKAFSTKSDVWSYGILLWEIYSFGRVPYPRIPLKEVVPRVEKGYKMDAPDGCPAVVYDIMKQCWTLDPVARPSFRELRQTLQDIIANELYR; this comes from the exons ATGTCTACCTTTGAG ACGATCTGGCCTCCCGGCACCGAGTGTGTAGCCAGGTACAACTTTCCTGGAACGGCCAACCAGGACTTGCCCATGTGCAAAGGAGATGTCCTTACTATAATTGGAGTAACTAAG GATCCAAACTGGTACAAAGCAAAAAATGCAGCAGGACGAGAGGGTATCATACCAGCAAACTACGTTCAGAAGAGAGAAGGAGTGAAATCAGGCGGTAAACTGAGCCTTATGCC ATGGTTCCATGGAAAAATCACACGCGAGCAGGCCGAGAGGCTGCTTTACCCCCCAGAGACAGGCCTCTTCCTGGTGCGTGAGAGCACCAACTACCCTGGCGACTACACCCTGTGTGTCAGCTGTGACGGCAAGGTGGAGCATTACCGCATCATCTACCACAACGGCAAACTGTCCATCGATGAGGAGGAGTACTTTGAAAACCTCATGCAGCTCATGGAG cACTACACTAATGATGCAGATGGACTTTGTACCAGACTTATCAAACCTAAACTCATGGAGGGGACTGTGGCGGCCCAGGATGAGTTCTCAAGAA GTGGCTGGGCTCTGAATAGAAAAGAACTGAAGCTCATCCAGACTATTGGAAAGGGAGAGTTTGGAG ATGTGATGGTCGGAGACTACAGAGGCAAGAAAGTAGCGGTGAAGTGTATCAAACATGACGCAACAGCGCAGGCCTTCGTTGCAGAGGCTTCTGTCATGAC GCAATTACGGCATAATAACTTGGTACAGCTGCTGGGGGTGATCGTGGAAGAGAAGGGCAGCCTCTTCATTGTCACTGAGTATATGTCCAAG ggtAGTCTAGTGGACTATCTGCGCTCCAGAGGACGTAGTGTTATTGGTGGAGATCGTTTGATCAATTTCTCAAT GGATGTCTGCAAGGCGATGGAATATCTTGAGGCCAATAACTTTGTGCACAGGGATCTGGCAGCTCGTAATGTTTTAGTGTCAGAAGACAACATAGCAAAAGTCAGTGACTTTGGCCTTACCAAGGAAGCATCATCTACTCAAGATACAGCCAAACTGCCTGTTAAGTGGACTTCACCTGAGGCCTTAAGGGAGAAG GCGTTTTCCACTAAGTCAGATGTATGGAGTTATGGCATCTTACTGTGGGAGATCTATTCCTTTGGTCGGGTACCTTATCCAAGAATT CCTCTGAAGGAAGTTGTCCCACGTGTAGAGAAGGGCTATAAGATGGACGCCCCAGACGGCTGCCCGGCGGTGGTGTATGACATCATGAAGCAGTGCTGGACTCTGGACCCTGTGGCGCGTCCCAGCTTCAGAGAACTGAGACAGACACTTCAAGATATCATAGCCAATGAGCTTTACcgataa